A genome region from Dolichospermum compactum NIES-806 includes the following:
- the recN gene encoding DNA repair protein RecN codes for MLLYLRIENFALIDHLELDFGAGLNVLTGETGAGKSIILDAIDAVLGGKVSSRVIRTGTNRAIVEATFSVTPPLAAWLSEQEIDLTDDNAVIISREIATTTSNIRSRSRVNGVLVNRPLMAGLRDSLVEITAQGQTVQVGQSAQVRDWLDLYGGDALLHKRQNVAAAFILYQQARQALEKRRTSERERLQQLDLLTYQVQELGAANLDDAQEMEQLNQERERLNHVVDLQQMSYKVYQALYQDDQETRTATDLLADGEMTLTHMVEYDSQLQSLLELVRDAIAAVMEVGRQISIYGEGLEADPQRLEEVDERIRELKQICRKYGPTLTEAISYYERIQTELAELNNSEQSIETLEQQEQLYLQELYQISQQLTQLRRQTAANLESRLLAELKPLAMDKVKFQVEIVPISPTATGADKITFMFSPNPGEPIQPLTEIASGGEMSRFLLALKACFNQGNEVGTMIFDEIDVGVSGRVAQAIAEKLHQLSQGHQVLCVTHQPLVAAMADRHFRVDKLVINKARNSNDEQRTVVRVTSLDNLTTRREELAQLAGGKSANEAISFAESLLLQAANHREKRK; via the coding sequence ATGCTGCTATATTTAAGAATTGAAAATTTCGCCTTAATTGATCATCTGGAATTGGATTTTGGTGCGGGTTTGAATGTATTAACTGGAGAAACCGGCGCAGGAAAATCAATTATATTAGATGCCATTGATGCGGTTTTAGGTGGTAAAGTCTCCAGTCGAGTAATTCGGACTGGCACAAATCGCGCGATAGTGGAGGCGACTTTTAGCGTGACTCCGCCTTTAGCTGCTTGGTTGAGTGAACAAGAAATTGATTTAACCGATGATAATGCTGTGATCATTAGTCGGGAAATTGCCACCACTACTAGTAATATCCGCAGCAGATCAAGAGTAAATGGAGTGCTGGTAAATCGCCCCTTAATGGCAGGATTACGGGATAGTTTAGTAGAAATTACGGCACAAGGGCAAACCGTACAAGTGGGACAATCTGCCCAAGTTCGAGATTGGTTAGATTTATATGGTGGTGATGCTTTGTTGCACAAACGCCAAAATGTCGCTGCTGCTTTTATTCTATATCAACAAGCTCGTCAAGCACTAGAAAAACGCCGGACATCGGAACGGGAACGGCTGCAACAATTGGATTTATTAACATATCAAGTACAAGAATTGGGCGCTGCTAATCTTGATGATGCCCAGGAAATGGAACAATTAAATCAAGAACGAGAACGCCTCAATCATGTTGTGGATTTACAACAAATGAGTTACAAAGTTTATCAGGCTTTGTATCAAGATGATCAGGAAACTCGCACGGCTACTGATTTATTAGCCGATGGAGAGATGACATTAACTCACATGGTGGAGTATGATTCTCAACTACAATCTCTGTTGGAATTGGTGCGGGATGCGATCGCAGCGGTAATGGAAGTGGGGAGACAAATTAGTATTTATGGAGAAGGGTTAGAAGCAGATCCCCAGCGGTTGGAAGAGGTGGATGAACGGATACGGGAATTAAAACAAATTTGTCGCAAATATGGACCGACTCTGACGGAAGCTATTTCTTATTATGAACGTATTCAAACTGAATTAGCTGAATTAAATAATAGCGAACAATCTATCGAAACTTTAGAACAACAAGAACAATTATATTTACAAGAACTTTATCAAATTAGTCAACAATTAACCCAATTACGTCGTCAAACTGCGGCTAATCTAGAATCTCGCTTATTAGCTGAACTCAAGCCGTTAGCAATGGATAAGGTAAAATTTCAAGTAGAGATTGTCCCCATTTCTCCGACAGCTACAGGTGCAGACAAAATTACTTTTATGTTTAGTCCTAACCCCGGTGAACCTATTCAACCATTAACAGAAATTGCTTCTGGTGGGGAAATGAGCCGTTTTTTATTGGCTTTAAAAGCCTGTTTTAATCAAGGTAATGAAGTAGGAACAATGATATTTGATGAAATTGATGTGGGAGTTTCTGGAAGAGTTGCCCAAGCCATAGCGGAAAAATTGCACCAACTTAGTCAAGGACATCAAGTATTATGTGTAACTCATCAACCTTTGGTTGCAGCAATGGCAGATCGTCATTTTCGCGTTGATAAATTAGTTATTAATAAAGCCAGAAATAGTAATGATGAACAGCGGACTGTGGTGAGGGTGACAAGTTTAGATAATTTAACTACCCGACGGGAAGAATTGGCACAGTTAGCTGGTGGTAAATCTGCAAATGAAGCAATTTCTTTTGCGGAATCTTTATTATTACAAGCTGCTAATCATCGAGAAAAGAGAAAATAG
- a CDS encoding Uma2 family endonuclease — protein MYQTDPPRSPQEVLPTMYDLKSEDPEEKGLPDQFHLLQPRLLDETFNSPTYPSDKIFTASDMNLYYDPHHPTWYKRPDWFVSVNVSPLYKNGDLRLSYVIWQEGITPFIIVELLSPGTEKEDLGHTLRNVEKPPTKWEVYEQILRIPYYAIFDRYKYEFRMFKLDGGRYAEIDLSNSRFWIPEIELGLGVWEGSYNNIQQPWLRWYDVSGNWVLTPTEQERRQKERLIEQLRNLGVEPDL, from the coding sequence ATGTATCAAACTGATCCGCCCCGTTCTCCTCAAGAAGTGTTACCAACAATGTATGATCTCAAAAGTGAAGATCCAGAGGAAAAAGGTTTGCCTGATCAATTTCATTTATTACAACCCCGTTTATTAGACGAAACGTTTAATTCTCCTACCTATCCTAGCGACAAAATCTTTACCGCTAGTGATATGAATTTATATTATGATCCTCATCATCCAACATGGTATAAAAGACCAGATTGGTTTGTATCTGTGAATGTTTCTCCTCTTTATAAAAATGGCGATTTACGACTGAGTTATGTAATCTGGCAAGAGGGAATTACTCCTTTTATTATCGTGGAATTACTCTCACCAGGAACTGAAAAGGAAGATTTAGGACACACTTTAAGAAATGTAGAAAAACCGCCAACAAAATGGGAGGTTTATGAGCAGATTTTGAGGATTCCTTATTATGCTATTTTTGACCGTTACAAGTATGAATTTAGAATGTTTAAATTAGATGGTGGACGTTATGCAGAAATTGATTTATCAAATTCTCGTTTTTGGATACCAGAAATAGAATTAGGTTTGGGAGTTTGGGAGGGAAGTTATAATAATATTCAGCAGCCTTGGTTACGCTGGTATGATGTTTCTGGTAATTGGGTTTTAACTCCTACAGAACAGGAAAGAAGACAGAAGGAAAGATTGATAGAACAGTTAAGAAATCTGGGTGTAGAACCTGATCTTTAA
- a CDS encoding HNH endonuclease yields the protein MSNNSANKLNQLYSEMFILLQKEEKLRKQTAEVLAKAKATIDPRREFNNWLKSSEGQSWKKKQFDYQECKCAYCGELLRFADTVVHHVLPLKEFGNAANKPENFKLLHPSCNLTIGTKIVEF from the coding sequence ATGAGCAACAACTCAGCCAATAAGCTAAATCAGCTATATAGTGAGATGTTTATCCTGCTACAAAAAGAGGAAAAACTCCGTAAGCAGACAGCAGAAGTTTTAGCTAAGGCTAAAGCTACTATAGACCCCCGCCGTGAATTTAACAACTGGCTTAAATCTTCCGAGGGTCAATCTTGGAAGAAGAAGCAATTTGATTATCAAGAATGTAAATGCGCTTACTGTGGTGAATTACTTAGATTTGCAGATACAGTTGTACATCATGTACTTCCTTTGAAGGAATTTGGCAATGCTGCAAATAAACCTGAAAATTTCAAATTACTTCATCCCAGTTGTAATCTTACTATCGGAACTAAAATAGTTGAATTTTAA
- a CDS encoding DUF4160 domain-containing protein produces the protein MPEVTRFYGIVIKIFFADHPPPHFHAVYGEYNALVGIESLKIIEGDLPSRAEKMVIEWATLYQKELLNMWNSQEFNKLPPLK, from the coding sequence ATGCCAGAAGTTACACGGTTTTATGGAATAGTTATCAAAATTTTCTTTGCTGATCACCCACCTCCTCATTTTCATGCAGTTTACGGTGAGTATAATGCCTTAGTTGGTATTGAGTCTTTAAAAATTATTGAAGGAGATTTACCCAGTCGTGCTGAAAAAATGGTAATAGAATGGGCTACATTGTATCAGAAAGAACTGCTCAATATGTGGAATAGCCAAGAGTTTAATAAACTGCCACCTTTAAAATAA
- a CDS encoding glycoside hydrolase family 10 protein, producing the protein MVSTPITFSDIQNHWSRPFIEALAARRIISGYPDGTCRPNNPVTRAEFAAIIASVFSQPVKRAYIPFVDVPQTHWAINAIKKVYETGFLTGYPNKRFGVDESIAKGDALVAIVNGLGIAGKVDLDLVSKLAEIYQDGSLIPYYGINQIGLATRAGWVVNYPNVKILNYKTAATRADVAVMVYQALVYLGKAEKIPSDYIVAAPITTTIPTPKPTTSNTVKVNHRREFRGAWVATVWNSDWPSKPGLSVEQQKAELVAIIKQLQALNFNALVLQVRPEGDAVYASELEPWSAWITGTQGKAPSPFYDPLEFAIAQCHQRNIELHAWFNPYRARANSQVSTVRPHIAVTNPEVVYQWGSQLWMDPGAKIVQDRAYNVIIDVVRRYDLDAIHLDDYFYPYPISGKPFPDHKTYAAYKASGGKLSLEDWRRENVNQMVLRLSQGIKATKPHVKFGISPFGIYRSGEPAGIVGLDAYNVLYADSKKWLQQGWIDYIAPQLYWRTDQTKQGYQTLLKWWTEINTKQRHVYAGNNLGQLDGKEWKNSEIVKQIQISRNLAGSLSLGNIFFSMTGIKENRQGIADQFRTDYPTPALVPTMSWQSSITPPPPKNLKFMDGKLNWEAGDNQPVRSWTLYLQNSNNWIIQRILSAGTTFATVPPGTYAVCAVDRLGNESAGVMITVT; encoded by the coding sequence ATGGTATCTACTCCTATAACTTTCTCCGATATTCAAAATCATTGGTCCCGACCATTTATAGAAGCTTTAGCAGCACGGCGGATTATCAGCGGTTATCCTGATGGAACTTGTCGCCCCAATAACCCTGTAACTCGCGCTGAATTTGCTGCCATTATCGCTTCAGTTTTTTCCCAACCAGTTAAACGTGCATATATCCCTTTTGTAGATGTTCCCCAGACCCATTGGGCAATAAACGCGATTAAGAAAGTTTATGAAACTGGATTTTTGACAGGTTATCCGAACAAGCGGTTTGGGGTAGATGAAAGTATTGCTAAGGGTGATGCTTTAGTCGCAATTGTCAATGGTTTGGGAATTGCGGGGAAAGTTGACCTGGATTTAGTGAGTAAACTGGCAGAAATTTATCAAGATGGATCTTTAATTCCTTACTATGGAATTAATCAAATAGGTTTGGCGACCCGTGCTGGTTGGGTGGTGAATTATCCCAACGTCAAAATACTAAATTATAAAACAGCTGCTACTCGTGCAGATGTGGCAGTGATGGTTTATCAGGCTTTAGTGTATTTGGGAAAAGCGGAAAAAATTCCTTCTGATTATATTGTTGCAGCGCCTATCACCACAACGATTCCTACACCTAAACCGACAACCTCCAATACTGTTAAAGTAAATCATCGGCGAGAATTTCGAGGTGCTTGGGTTGCGACTGTGTGGAATAGTGATTGGCCTTCTAAGCCAGGACTGTCTGTGGAACAGCAAAAAGCGGAGTTGGTAGCGATTATTAAACAGTTACAAGCTTTGAATTTTAACGCTTTAGTTTTGCAAGTCAGACCGGAAGGTGATGCTGTATATGCTTCTGAGTTAGAACCTTGGAGTGCTTGGATTACGGGAACGCAGGGAAAAGCACCATCACCATTTTATGATCCTTTGGAATTTGCGATCGCCCAATGTCATCAACGCAATATTGAATTACACGCCTGGTTTAACCCTTACCGCGCTAGAGCTAACAGTCAAGTTTCTACTGTTCGTCCCCACATTGCCGTGACAAATCCCGAAGTTGTTTATCAATGGGGTAGTCAACTATGGATGGACCCCGGTGCAAAAATCGTTCAAGACAGAGCATACAACGTCATTATTGATGTTGTCCGCCGTTATGATTTAGATGCGATTCATTTAGATGATTATTTTTACCCCTATCCCATATCTGGTAAACCTTTTCCCGATCATAAAACCTACGCAGCTTATAAAGCCAGTGGCGGTAAACTGAGTTTAGAAGATTGGCGACGGGAAAACGTCAATCAAATGGTATTGCGACTTTCCCAAGGAATCAAAGCCACCAAACCTCATGTGAAATTTGGAATTAGTCCTTTTGGTATTTATCGTTCTGGAGAACCTGCGGGAATTGTCGGGTTAGATGCCTATAATGTTCTCTATGCAGATTCTAAAAAATGGTTACAGCAAGGCTGGATAGATTATATTGCTCCTCAACTTTACTGGCGGACTGACCAAACTAAACAAGGTTATCAAACTTTGCTGAAATGGTGGACAGAAATTAATACCAAACAGCGTCATGTCTATGCAGGTAACAATCTCGGACAACTAGATGGGAAGGAATGGAAAAACAGCGAAATTGTCAAGCAGATTCAGATTTCTCGGAATTTAGCAGGTAGTTTATCTTTGGGTAATATCTTTTTCAGCATGACTGGCATTAAAGAAAATCGTCAAGGCATTGCTGACCAATTTAGAACCGATTATCCCACACCTGCCTTAGTTCCTACTATGTCATGGCAAAGTTCCATCACGCCACCACCTCCCAAAAACCTCAAGTTTATGGATGGAAAATTAAATTGGGAAGCAGGAGATAATCAACCTGTGCGTTCTTGGACTCTATATTTGCAAAATAGCAATAATTGGATAATTCAACGCATTTTATCCGCTGGTACTACCTTTGCGACAGTTCCACCGGGAACTTATGCAGTCTGTGCTGTGGATAGATTAGGGAATGAAAGTGCAGGTGTGATGATTACTGTAACTTGA
- a CDS encoding HNH endonuclease — MVSEPTRRLIRKRAKFLCEYCHSPEYLSPDRFTIDHIMPQSLGGSDELDNLALACHRCNERHYNFIVATDPKTQEQVALFNPRQQEWSEHFIWTKDGIKIVGTTPTGRATSDRFDFNDKRRDEPSIQVARRFWVEAGWHPPLSDPREE, encoded by the coding sequence ATGGTGTCCGAACCAACTCGACGACTTATAAGAAAACGAGCTAAATTTCTCTGTGAATATTGTCACTCTCCAGAATATCTGAGTCCTGATCGTTTTACTATTGATCATATTATGCCGCAGTCTTTGGGGGGTTCAGACGAACTGGATAATTTAGCTTTGGCTTGTCATCGCTGTAATGAGCGTCATTATAATTTTATAGTAGCTACTGATCCTAAAACTCAAGAGCAAGTTGCTTTATTTAACCCTCGTCAGCAAGAATGGTCAGAGCATTTTATCTGGACAAAAGATGGTATAAAAATTGTAGGTACAACGCCTACAGGAAGAGCTACTAGCGATCGCTTTGACTTCAATGATAAACGACGTGATGAGCCTTCTATTCAAGTTGCTCGGCGTTTTTGGGTAGAAGCGGGTTGGCATCCACCACTATCAGATCCACGTGAAGAATAA
- a CDS encoding bifunctional aminoglycoside phosphotransferase/ATP-binding protein, producing the protein MTETNLPNLISQMLQSGFYPHPVTEPIQLIQTHISYVLLTGDYAYKLKKPANFGFLDFSTLEKRHHFCQEELRLNQRGAGELYLEVLPVTLVGEQYHLGGAGEAVEYTVKMRQFPQETLFSELFASGNLPESHLEELGRVVAQYHAKTETNDYIRSFGEVSQVRLAIDENYQQAEKYIGGPQTKEQFEETKQYTDNFFIQHPELFKSRIDNNYICECHGDLHLRNIALWHEKIMLFDCIEFNEPFRFVDVMYDVAFTVMDIEARGRKDLGNAFLNAYVEQTGDWEGLQVLPLYLSRQAYVRAKVNSFLLDDPNIPAAVKEESAKTASAYYRQAWEYTKPQQGKLILMSGLSGAGKSTTAKYLARKLNAVHLRSDAVRKHLAGIPLLEKGGDEIYTPKMTQKTYSRLLALGIILANQGWSVILDAKYDRQDLREAAISQATQHQLPVHIINCTAPLEVIKERLLNRTGDIADATADLLASQIKQSEPFTNLEQPYITVVDTTQPLDTQLSKLIYNSSQE; encoded by the coding sequence ATGACAGAAACCAATCTCCCGAACTTAATCTCACAAATGTTACAATCAGGATTTTATCCTCATCCCGTAACAGAACCAATTCAACTAATTCAAACTCATATTTCCTATGTCCTCCTCACCGGGGATTATGCTTACAAACTCAAAAAACCAGCCAACTTTGGTTTTTTAGACTTTTCCACCTTAGAAAAACGACACCACTTTTGTCAAGAAGAACTGCGACTAAATCAAAGAGGTGCAGGTGAATTATATTTAGAAGTTCTCCCCGTCACCTTAGTAGGTGAACAATACCATTTAGGTGGCGCAGGAGAAGCTGTAGAATACACAGTCAAGATGCGTCAATTTCCCCAAGAAACATTATTTAGTGAACTTTTTGCCAGTGGAAACTTGCCAGAAAGTCACTTAGAAGAATTGGGGCGAGTTGTCGCTCAATATCATGCAAAAACCGAGACCAACGATTATATTCGCAGTTTTGGAGAAGTCTCCCAAGTCCGACTAGCAATTGATGAGAATTACCAACAAGCCGAAAAATATATTGGTGGTCCCCAAACCAAAGAACAATTTGAGGAAACAAAACAATATACAGACAACTTCTTTATCCAACATCCAGAACTATTTAAAAGCAGAATTGACAATAACTATATTTGTGAATGTCACGGCGATTTACACCTCAGAAATATTGCTCTTTGGCATGAGAAAATTATGCTATTTGATTGCATAGAATTCAACGAGCCTTTCCGCTTTGTAGATGTCATGTATGATGTGGCATTTACAGTCATGGACATTGAAGCCAGAGGAAGGAAAGACTTAGGAAATGCCTTTTTAAATGCCTACGTAGAGCAAACTGGAGATTGGGAAGGTTTACAGGTATTACCTTTATACTTAAGCCGTCAAGCCTATGTACGGGCTAAAGTAAATTCATTCTTATTAGATGATCCTAATATCCCGGCTGCGGTCAAAGAAGAATCTGCAAAAACAGCTTCTGCATATTACCGTCAAGCCTGGGAATATACCAAACCCCAACAGGGAAAACTGATTTTAATGTCAGGATTATCTGGTGCTGGTAAAAGTACCACAGCTAAATATTTAGCCCGGAAACTCAACGCAGTTCATCTCCGTTCCGATGCTGTGCGTAAGCATTTAGCAGGAATTCCCCTCCTAGAAAAAGGTGGGGATGAAATCTATACACCGAAAATGACCCAAAAAACCTATAGCCGATTGTTAGCATTAGGAATTATACTGGCTAATCAAGGTTGGTCTGTAATTTTAGATGCCAAATATGATCGGCAGGATTTACGGGAAGCAGCTATTTCCCAAGCTACACAGCATCAATTACCTGTGCATATTATCAACTGTACCGCACCCCTAGAGGTGATCAAAGAACGACTCCTGAACCGTACTGGTGATATTGCTGATGCAACCGCTGATTTATTAGCATCTCAAATCAAGCAATCTGAACCATTTACAAATCTAGAACAACCTTATATAACAGTTGTGGATACAACTCAACCGCTAGACACCCAATTATCAAAATTGATTTACAACAGCAGTCAGGAGTAA
- a CDS encoding DUF2442 domain-containing protein, with product MKPARIVSAQAIDDHNLIIKFTNNELKKYDISKLLDNPMFSPLKNPAFFRNFIIDSGGYALVWNEDIDISEYELWQNGISITKEGNREQGTDKIQFHKFS from the coding sequence ATGAAACCTGCTCGTATTGTTTCTGCTCAAGCTATAGATGATCATAACTTGATCATTAAGTTTACAAATAACGAACTAAAAAAATATGATATCTCTAAATTATTAGATAACCCAATGTTTTCTCCTTTAAAAAATCCGGCATTTTTCAGAAATTTTATCATTGATTCAGGTGGTTATGCGTTGGTTTGGAATGAGGATATTGATATCAGTGAATATGAACTTTGGCAAAATGGAATCAGCATTACAAAGGAAGGTAACAGGGAACAGGGAACAGATAAAATCCAGTTTCATAAATTTTCTTAA
- a CDS encoding Uma2 family endonuclease encodes MQTTESPLQLRLWTVDEYHRMAEAGIFEPSERVELLEGKIIWMIAKGTAHSSAVGRTNKLLQNRLGNQAWIAVQDPVKLNERSEPEPDIAVVKIDPLDYADHHPTPAEVYLIIEVADSSLKLDTEIKAKAYSQAGIKDYWVLDVVKRELIVFRNPTTEGYQNQAIITEQQKISPLDFPDLEIVVFQMLPLV; translated from the coding sequence ATGCAAACCACAGAATCACCCTTACAATTGCGGCTGTGGACTGTTGATGAATACCACAGAATGGCTGAAGCAGGAATATTTGAACCAAGTGAACGGGTAGAATTATTAGAGGGGAAAATAATCTGGATGATTGCTAAAGGAACAGCCCACAGTTCAGCAGTAGGAAGAACAAATAAATTATTACAAAATCGCTTAGGAAATCAGGCTTGGATAGCTGTTCAAGACCCTGTAAAATTAAATGAAAGGTCTGAACCAGAACCAGATATTGCTGTAGTGAAAATAGATCCCCTAGACTATGCAGATCATCATCCTACCCCAGCAGAAGTTTATTTAATTATCGAAGTTGCAGATAGTAGTTTAAAACTAGATACAGAAATCAAAGCTAAAGCTTATTCTCAAGCAGGAATTAAGGATTATTGGGTGTTAGATGTAGTGAAACGCGAATTAATTGTATTTAGAAATCCCACAACAGAAGGTTATCAAAATCAAGCAATTATCACAGAACAGCAAAAAATATCCCCTTTAGATTTTCCCGATTTAGAAATTGTAGTTTTCCAAATGCTACCACTTGTCTGA
- a CDS encoding WD40 repeat domain-containing protein: MNNRQLLEVSEYVCLGISILGTIVATVTQQVVYAVIPLSLSIALNLVNRPKLNYSQSQIEQLQTSLQNITEEFYQVEKTMNTSNQRLEQIEAWRQQLSQIIDQTIEMAINERLGKLEVYKQEISQIVDQKIKISMQKLSTEFNAVNQQMQIVNNRLQQLDISLESLNSNVDKDEYLRNIAELKTELSQINQQLQVFNSRFAEIETSIKNGNESNQQQLAELRDSQENQSQEFTQIHQQIEVVNSRFAQIDNSTQKLHQTILEQNQEISEIKAKQESESSNNNDVFDSINQRLTKLDGLTELDSLFTALIQPLQVENKSNLQTNPIPETASQEREEINRINNLDSIGNSINESLKTLEILTELDTWFNPSQANKSSLEESDNYQKTLEVIPTTSSSDENTEKLVFVGTLKGHENKVLSVAFSPDGRFLASGSDDTIIKLWDLATQQHRTFAGHGEYSWSRGINSVGFSPDGKFLVSGSDDKTIKLWDVNLGIEVFTFTGHEERVYAVAFSPLGKILASGSKDKTVKLWSLETGKEVYSFKSHTDDVLSVTFSPDGKLLASGAGGNDKTIKILQLAENKVKTLTGHSDWFGGITSLAFSPDGKTLISGSQDKTIKLWNLETSQEIKTLSGHSDYICAVAYSPNGQILASASKDKTVKLWSVASGEEISSVKCTDSVIYSIAFSPDGKILAAGSGDTTITLFPIA, translated from the coding sequence ATGAATAATCGTCAGTTGCTAGAAGTTAGCGAGTATGTATGCTTAGGGATATCAATATTGGGAACAATAGTAGCGACAGTGACGCAACAAGTAGTTTATGCGGTTATTCCCCTGAGTCTAAGTATAGCTTTAAATTTAGTCAATCGTCCTAAGTTGAATTATTCCCAATCACAAATTGAGCAATTACAAACAAGTTTGCAAAATATCACTGAAGAATTTTACCAAGTTGAAAAAACCATGAATACCTCTAATCAACGTTTGGAACAAATCGAAGCTTGGAGACAACAACTCAGCCAAATTATTGACCAAACAATTGAGATGGCAATTAATGAACGTTTGGGAAAACTTGAAGTTTATAAACAGGAAATTAGTCAAATTGTTGACCAGAAAATTAAAATATCAATGCAAAAATTGAGTACGGAATTTAATGCAGTTAATCAACAAATGCAAATTGTCAATAATCGGTTGCAGCAATTAGATATTTCTCTAGAAAGTTTGAACTCTAATGTTGATAAAGATGAATATTTGAGAAATATTGCAGAATTGAAAACTGAATTATCACAAATTAATCAACAGCTACAAGTCTTTAATTCTCGATTTGCAGAAATTGAAACTTCTATCAAAAATGGCAATGAAAGCAATCAACAGCAATTAGCAGAATTACGTGACAGTCAAGAAAATCAAAGTCAGGAATTTACTCAGATTCATCAACAAATCGAAGTTGTTAATTCTCGATTTGCACAAATTGATAATTCAACACAGAAATTACATCAAACAATTTTAGAACAAAACCAAGAAATAAGTGAAATTAAAGCAAAACAAGAAAGTGAAAGTTCCAACAATAACGACGTTTTCGATTCTATTAACCAACGGTTAACAAAATTAGATGGATTAACCGAATTAGATAGTTTATTTACAGCTTTAATACAACCGTTACAGGTTGAAAATAAATCAAATTTGCAAACAAATCCAATACCAGAAACAGCAAGTCAAGAAAGAGAAGAAATTAACAGAATTAATAACTTAGATTCTATTGGAAATTCTATTAATGAATCGTTGAAAACATTGGAGATATTGACGGAATTAGATACTTGGTTTAACCCGTCACAAGCAAATAAATCAAGTCTAGAAGAATCAGATAATTATCAAAAAACACTAGAAGTAATTCCTACCACATCTTCATCAGATGAAAACACCGAAAAATTAGTATTTGTTGGTACTCTCAAAGGACATGAAAATAAAGTTCTCTCTGTAGCTTTTAGTCCAGATGGGAGATTTTTAGCAAGTGGTAGTGATGATACAATCATTAAATTGTGGGATTTAGCAACTCAGCAACATCGCACCTTTGCAGGACATGGAGAATATTCTTGGTCTAGAGGGATTAATTCCGTAGGTTTTAGTCCAGATGGCAAATTTTTAGTCAGTGGCAGTGATGATAAAACTATTAAATTATGGGATGTAAATTTAGGAATAGAAGTTTTCACTTTTACAGGACACGAAGAAAGGGTTTATGCTGTTGCATTTAGTCCCTTGGGGAAAATTTTAGCCAGTGGAAGTAAAGACAAAACAGTTAAACTGTGGTCATTAGAAACAGGAAAAGAAGTTTACTCTTTCAAAAGTCATACCGATGATGTTTTATCTGTAACTTTTAGTCCCGACGGTAAACTATTAGCTAGTGGTGCAGGTGGTAATGATAAAACTATCAAAATTTTACAATTAGCTGAAAATAAAGTGAAAACTTTAACAGGACATTCTGATTGGTTTGGAGGGATTACATCTCTAGCATTTAGTCCCGACGGAAAAACTTTAATTAGTGGTAGTCAAGACAAAACTATTAAACTTTGGAATCTAGAAACTAGTCAAGAAATTAAAACTTTATCAGGACACTCTGATTATATTTGTGCCGTTGCATATAGTCCCAATGGACAGATTTTAGCGAGCGCTAGTAAAGATAAAACAGTGAAATTATGGTCAGTAGCTAGTGGAGAAGAAATTTCTAGTGTCAAATGTACTGATTCTGTAATTTACTCAATTGCCTTCAGTCCAGATGGTAAAATATTAGCGGCTGGAAGTGGAGATACAACCATTACTCTATTTCCCATAGCATAA